A single Pan troglodytes isolate AG18354 chromosome X, NHGRI_mPanTro3-v2.0_pri, whole genome shotgun sequence DNA region contains:
- the LOC134809342 gene encoding phosphatidylinositol-binding clathrin assembly protein-like, translated as MLDVCVRLHEVRSPAEGSLQGQAFLPSPGAPCPKPGVPVPCSGMPALCGVEEVGLDSVAITLDSRMGLSASKAALGATTDEPMEPEPKQLADLIQYISETNISVEHLANVLSEKTGSSSWVVVFKALVTVHHLVVHGNEVSVSMQLQNVLGLSRAYYLLL; from the exons ATGCTGGATGTCTGCGTCAGGCTGCATGAAGTAAGGTCGCCCGCTGAGGGCTCCCTGCAGGGTCAGGCATTTCTTCCGTCACCTGGGGCTCCCTGTCCAAAACCAGGGGTGCCGGTACCCTGCTCAGGGATGCCGGCCCTCTGTGGTGTGGAAGAGGTGGGGCTGGACTCTGTCGCCATCACCCTCGACTCGCGCATGGGGTTATCTGCGTCCAAGGCTGCCCTCGGGGCGACCACCGATGAGCCCATGGAGCCTGAGCCGAAACAACTGGCTG ATCTAATACAGTACATCAGTGAAACTAACATAAGCGTTGAACATCTGGCTAATGTTCTTTCTGAAAAAACTGGGAGCAGTAGCTGGGTGGTGGTGTTCAAAGCCCTGGTTACTGTACATCACCTCGTGGTGCACGGAAATGAGGTGAGCGTAAGCATGCAATTGCAAAATGTTCTTGGTTTGTCAAGGGCTTACTACCTTTTACTTTAA